Proteins co-encoded in one Natronorubrum daqingense genomic window:
- a CDS encoding phosphate uptake regulator PhoU, protein METRKIQVTGGSTYTVSLPKSWATEHGISSGSTVELYPEDETLLVTPQRDGNHQEGTLEIGALEDEQLVRAVFTMYVSGFDSIRLEAGRITTDQRRAIRNAVQGLIGVEVVEEDTHCVVVQDLLDSSELSIVNAVSRMRLIATSMLEDAITALVENDDDIARDVIDRDDDVDRLFLVVSRIFRATLRSPRAAEGLGVSREECFDFHSSARQLERVADHAVKIAQLARRLEAIPARVADGLLALHTDTETILEQSMDALFAEDGDKATRLGNRVLESVLEVDEHTRAIDDLLRELDSVEAQSLGLILDSLSRSADYGGNIAETALQKAAPRPN, encoded by the coding sequence ATGGAGACGCGTAAGATCCAGGTGACCGGCGGCTCGACGTACACGGTGTCGCTTCCGAAATCGTGGGCGACCGAACACGGAATCTCCAGCGGATCGACCGTCGAACTCTATCCGGAAGACGAGACGTTGCTTGTCACTCCACAGCGAGATGGCAACCATCAGGAAGGAACGCTCGAGATCGGCGCTCTCGAGGACGAACAGCTCGTCAGAGCCGTTTTTACGATGTACGTCAGCGGCTTCGACAGTATCCGCCTCGAGGCGGGTCGGATCACGACCGATCAGCGACGGGCGATTCGTAACGCCGTGCAGGGATTGATCGGTGTCGAAGTCGTCGAGGAGGACACACACTGCGTCGTCGTCCAGGACTTACTCGACTCGTCGGAGCTCTCGATCGTCAACGCCGTCTCCCGAATGCGCCTGATTGCAACCTCGATGCTCGAGGATGCGATCACCGCACTCGTCGAGAACGACGACGACATCGCTCGCGACGTGATCGACCGTGACGACGATGTCGACCGACTCTTCCTCGTCGTCTCGCGAATTTTCCGGGCCACGCTTCGCTCGCCCCGCGCCGCCGAAGGGCTCGGCGTCTCTCGCGAGGAGTGTTTCGACTTCCACTCGAGCGCCCGCCAACTCGAACGCGTCGCCGATCACGCCGTCAAGATCGCTCAACTTGCCCGCCGACTCGAGGCGATTCCAGCGCGCGTCGCCGACGGGTTGTTAGCGCTTCATACGGACACCGAAACGATTCTCGAGCAGTCGATGGACGCCCTCTTCGCCGAGGATGGTGACAAGGCGACTCGACTCGGCAACCGGGTGCTCGAATCCGTCCTCGAGGTCGACGAACATACGCGGGCGATCGACGATCTGCTTCGTGAACTCGACTCGGTAGAGGCACAGTCACTCGGGTTGATCCTCGATTCGCTCTCTCGGAGCGCCGACTACGGTGGAAATATTGCGGAAACGGCGTTGCAGAAGGCTGCTCCTCGGCCTAACTGA
- a CDS encoding alkaline phosphatase, translating into MSQTQDSSAETSTTKRRTFMAGLGALAGSGALGQTTSARESGSNGTTGRRRNVILTIPDGGSRTHDTAARYLRAYENDASAFPANIEDVELGIDRAEYVGSMSTYPDDPEQLITDSGAAATAMATGQKSYTGAISVDHDGRPIETILERASDAGYATGLVTTTQMTHATPAAFAAHVEDRGQQADIACQYVRQSDVDVFMGGDRSHFRAEERDDGADLIGEARDRGYQYLETASDLESVDDGKVLGLFSETGHFEYAVDRQADDENTQPGLPTMTEAAIDVLEARSEQGFFLLVEGGRIDHAGHANDPAMLPEQLEHDEAVEVAMDYAGDGSGQGNGRGPTDTLVVNVADHETGGLVLGRDSYDMNWEYIAEQSLTQERLASELEDASSQSALASTLEDHTGIDDLSEDDLAELEADPSAIEGRDSVVNRRAGLAWGSDAHTATDVPIYAKGDNAAYFGGHHENDDLFAGLEAALGLR; encoded by the coding sequence ATGTCCCAAACACAGGACAGTTCAGCGGAGACGAGTACGACGAAACGACGAACGTTCATGGCCGGACTGGGTGCCCTCGCCGGATCGGGAGCGCTGGGTCAGACGACGAGTGCACGTGAGTCAGGGTCGAACGGAACCACCGGTCGAAGGCGAAACGTTATTCTCACGATCCCGGATGGTGGGAGTCGAACGCACGACACCGCAGCGCGGTACTTGCGGGCATACGAGAACGACGCGAGTGCGTTCCCCGCGAATATCGAGGACGTCGAACTCGGAATCGACCGTGCAGAGTACGTCGGGTCGATGTCGACGTACCCCGACGATCCCGAGCAGTTGATCACCGATTCGGGTGCGGCGGCCACCGCGATGGCGACGGGCCAGAAGAGCTACACCGGCGCGATCAGCGTCGATCACGACGGGCGGCCGATCGAAACGATCCTCGAGCGGGCGAGCGACGCCGGCTACGCGACGGGGCTCGTGACGACGACGCAGATGACCCACGCGACGCCTGCCGCGTTCGCAGCCCACGTCGAGGATCGCGGCCAGCAAGCGGATATCGCGTGTCAGTACGTCCGTCAAAGTGACGTCGACGTGTTTATGGGCGGCGACCGGTCGCACTTTCGCGCCGAGGAACGCGACGACGGCGCGGATCTGATCGGCGAAGCACGAGACCGGGGCTATCAGTATCTCGAAACGGCGTCGGATCTCGAGTCGGTCGACGACGGGAAGGTGCTCGGCTTGTTCAGCGAAACAGGACACTTCGAGTACGCTGTCGACAGACAGGCCGACGACGAAAACACGCAACCGGGCCTCCCGACGATGACCGAAGCGGCGATCGACGTCCTCGAGGCCCGATCGGAGCAGGGATTCTTCCTGCTGGTCGAAGGTGGCCGAATCGACCACGCGGGACACGCAAACGACCCCGCGATGCTCCCCGAGCAACTCGAACACGACGAGGCTGTCGAGGTCGCGATGGACTACGCTGGTGACGGATCCGGACAGGGGAACGGTCGAGGCCCGACGGACACGCTCGTCGTCAACGTCGCAGACCACGAGACCGGCGGGCTCGTACTCGGACGAGACTCCTACGACATGAACTGGGAGTACATCGCCGAGCAATCGCTCACGCAGGAACGGCTCGCATCGGAACTCGAGGACGCGAGTTCGCAGTCGGCGCTCGCGTCGACGCTCGAGGATCACACTGGCATCGACGACCTCTCCGAAGACGATCTGGCTGAACTCGAGGCCGATCCGTCTGCGATCGAGGGTCGTGATAGCGTCGTCAACCGCCGTGCCGGCCTGGCGTGGGGATCCGACGCGCACACCGCGACGGACGTTCCGATCTACGCGAAGGGCGACAACGCGGCGTACTTCGGCGGCCACCACGAGAACGACGACCTCTTCGCAGGGCTCGAGGCGGCCCTCGGGCTTCGGTGA
- a CDS encoding ArsR/SmtB family transcription factor encodes MSQTDRLRRLLEDELDDCCDADVTDRLAELESLVDAVPTASTSDLAALSTLGDETRHRLVRLLVAAESDLCVCEITPLVDVGDSAVSHALSDLTDAGLVSRRKEGTWRYYRATDRAERLLEALDATRGDRR; translated from the coding sequence ATGTCACAGACCGATCGTCTCCGCCGGCTCCTCGAGGACGAACTCGACGATTGTTGTGACGCGGACGTCACCGACCGGTTGGCCGAACTCGAGTCCCTCGTCGACGCCGTTCCCACTGCGTCGACGTCCGACCTCGCCGCGCTCTCGACGCTCGGCGACGAGACCAGACACCGACTCGTTCGGTTGCTCGTGGCCGCCGAGAGTGATCTCTGCGTCTGTGAGATTACACCGCTGGTCGACGTGGGCGACAGCGCCGTCAGTCACGCGCTGTCGGATCTCACCGACGCGGGACTCGTCTCGCGACGCAAGGAGGGGACCTGGCGCTATTACCGCGCCACCGATCGAGCCGAACGGCTACTCGAAGCGCTCGACGCGACTCGAGGTGATCGCCGATGA
- a CDS encoding arsenate-mycothiol transferase ArsC: MTTDAPVRLGFVCVQNAGRSQMAAAFAERERDRRDWAERVEIVTGGTHPANEVHPVVVEAMNEIGVDLSGRMPRAISSEELAACDVVATMGCSTLELDAERSVEVRDWALDDPHGEEFGTVREIRETVEDQVTALFEDLESRLENE; this comes from the coding sequence ATGACCACCGACGCACCCGTTCGACTCGGGTTCGTCTGCGTCCAGAACGCCGGTCGAAGCCAGATGGCCGCCGCGTTCGCCGAGCGGGAACGAGACCGACGCGACTGGGCGGAGCGCGTCGAAATCGTCACCGGCGGCACCCACCCCGCGAACGAGGTCCACCCGGTCGTCGTCGAGGCGATGAACGAGATCGGGGTCGATCTGTCCGGCAGAATGCCTCGAGCGATTTCAAGCGAGGAGTTGGCCGCGTGCGATGTCGTCGCGACGATGGGCTGTTCGACGCTCGAACTGGACGCCGAGCGGTCAGTCGAGGTCCGCGATTGGGCGCTAGACGACCCCCACGGCGAGGAGTTCGGGACGGTGCGCGAGATTCGCGAGACGGTTGAGGACCAAGTGACGGCGCTGTTCGAGGACCTCGAGTCTCGCCTCGAGAACGAGTGA